One genomic region from Nocardia vinacea encodes:
- a CDS encoding A24 family peptidase, which translates to MSPIAFALLVAWCSVLTVFDIRRRRLPNAFTVSGAVIIFGYALFTTQFTAAVVGSILLAMPYLLVHLIAPTTLGAGDVKLAVGLGAVAALGGAQVWVRAALVAPVLTAAFGLAVLAHWRIRSGADRAGPHALPHGPAMCVATALSLAAAYG; encoded by the coding sequence ATGTCCCCCATCGCTTTTGCCCTGCTGGTGGCTTGGTGCTCGGTGCTCACCGTCTTCGATATCCGGCGGCGCCGACTGCCCAACGCATTCACCGTTTCCGGCGCGGTGATCATCTTCGGATATGCGCTGTTCACAACACAATTCACAGCCGCGGTGGTCGGTTCGATCTTGTTGGCGATGCCCTATCTATTGGTGCACTTGATCGCGCCGACCACACTCGGGGCGGGTGATGTGAAACTGGCCGTCGGGCTCGGCGCGGTCGCCGCGCTCGGCGGTGCGCAGGTATGGGTGCGGGCGGCCCTCGTCGCACCCGTTCTGACCGCGGCATTCGGACTCGCCGTATTGGCCCACTGGCGGATTCGGTCCGGTGCTGATCGGGCCGGACCGCACGCGCTTCCCCATGGGCCCGCCATGTGTGTCGCGACGGCGCTGAGCCTGGCGGCGGCGTATGGCTAG